Below is a window of Plasmodium brasilianum strain Bolivian I chromosome 14, whole genome shotgun sequence DNA.
TCTccttgatattttttttaatcattaatgcatttttaagaaaacatcatattcataaaaaagagaagagcGAATATATGAGAAGTTTACATTAAAACggattatttatataattccagagatgttaaaaaaaattttttttaaactaatacaaaaatatataggaaaaaattaatacatgtGGTTCTACAATCTAAATCATAAATCAATTTTTCTCGTGAGTAGTCGAGTTTTCACTGGGGGCTTTATTTGGTTTATGCACTTTGCCTTCACTCTGCTCGCGTGCATTTTTAGATGGTACTTCTTCTTTGGGTATTCTTACTAAATCAAGAAGGAAATCCTGAATTGTACTTACAATGCATTCAATCATCCCTTCTGATAGTTTTAAGGCTTTAGCTTTTTCTAATTTACTTATAAGATCttttattacaattttattaagGCACATGCGATCTTTCTCTTCCTCACTTTCTAGCTTATCTACCTTAACAGACATTTCCTCATCTGTCCTTTGTTCAATccataaaacttttttaacTTCTTCGCAATATGCATCATCCGTTAAAACACCTTcaattacaataaaattaagacgcttttttattctattaatacatttttctcTGGATAATTTATCCTTAAAATGATATCTATACTTGCTTTGAAATCTGTCAAGACTGCCTGtagtataaaaatttttgtctATCATATTAtgtgtttcttttttacctTTATAGGGATACTTAAAGTTATACATAGTATCAAGTGTTGCATGAAACTCTACATTTCCAAGATCCTTAACTTCTTCTCTAAGTGAGTCACTCTGTAAAttcttatatttgtatttatagggaggatcatatatataagttacTGTTGTTGAATTACCCTTCTTAGTAACAATCCTTTTGGTCCAGGGACCAGAACACTTAATAAATGcgcataaaattaaaaattggaTTTGTAAAaacgtatatattttcatgcCCAATTATAAACTTTTGGGAAAATGTTTTGggttaatattaataaaaacaaatttattattttcaaaaattgaaTGAATGCTCTAAAATAATGCATCTACTGcgatattattataaatgctACATAGCAATAGATAAATTATATCTAATATACCTTCGctaattcatataataaaccTCTATTTCAAaagattaaataaaatattttttaattcgtTTAAAATTTAGATTCTTTCATAATTTACAgaataaattcatttataacagatttatataaatcgctatatttgtacttatatattaatatatgttgttatttttttgtagtaAAATagtatgtttaaaaaatattgaaaacaaaaaatatgtatttttatttttattaatatttttctaaaaaataagagaaatacatttaaaatttttttattctttttaatgtaAAGTTCATAATTATTCTGATTTCTTCTATTACATGATGCAtaccttttatatatattaatccCATTCCACTAAAGAACAATTTGCTATTAAAACATACAgtatttttcttctaaataagtatttttaagctaaaaaaaaatatatattttttttttgtatagtataaaataaataagcatTAGCTATACACCCTTCGCCAATTActaagtaaaatatattgctCATAAACAATAATGGAAATActtcttttataaataaaaaaagttgaatttttttgattCCATTTTGCttcatatgtaaatgtatatctAGTTTAAATAAGAAACTACCAAGAGTTTtggttttttatttttttttagtgtaTAACTGCAATTTTACTTCaacatatataacaaattcataaaaatataaaattaaaaattaaaaagacataaaaataaatgaaataaaatatgtaaattaaaaaataaaaataatgcataAAGAAGTAAGttcaattatatattctacaaatgaataaatttattttcacaaaaaaatttcaaataatataaatgaactaCAAATATACATCAAACATTCTACCGCTTAGATATTCCTTTAGACTCATTAATGCATGTTTAAGGAaacagtatatatataaaaagaaagaagaggAAATATTTGAGaagtttattttaaaacgaataattatttatatattctcatacgcttaaaattttatttttttaaattaatagaaaaataaatgggTACAAAATATTACGTGTGGCACTAGAGTTTAAATTACAAATCAAATTTTCTTATGAGTAGTTGCGTTTTCTTTGGGGTGTTCATTTGGCTTATTATGTTTGCCTTCTTTCTTTTCGTAGGCATCTTTAGATGGTAATTCTCCTTTGTACGTTCTTACTATATCAAGAAGGAAGTCCTCAATAGTACTTAGAGTGTTTTCAATCATCCCTTCTGATAGTTTTAAGGCTTTAGCTTTTTCTAATTTACTTATAAGGTCTTTAATTTCAACTTCATTACGACACATGCGATCTTTCTCTTCTTTACTTTCTAGCTTATCTAAGATAACAGATATTTCCTCATCTACCCTTTGTTCAATccataaaacttttttaacTTCTTCGCAATATTCATCATCTGATAAAATGCCTTcaattacaataaaattaagacGCTTTTTTATTCTACTAATACAGTGTTTTTTAGATATTTCATCCTTGAAACTATATTCATACTTCTGTTGAAATCTTGAAAGGCTACCTGGAATGTAAGCTCCCTTCTGTATCATATCAAATAATTCTTCTTTAGATATACGAAGATACTTTAAGTTATACAAAGCATCAAGTGTTGCATGAAACTCCACGTTTCCAAGTTTCTTAACTTCTACGCTAACTGGGCAACTCtctatgtttttatatttgtattcatAGGGTGGATGATACTCCACATGCACTGTTGCTATTCCATTACGCCAAGTAATATACTGTTTGGTCCAGGGTACAGAACCGCCCTTTATAAGTACAAATCTTATGAAAATTTGGATTTGTAGAAacgtgtatatattcatggagaataaaaaatttttgtaaagaaaatatgggtaaacataaataaaaataaatttatttttttcaaaaattaaacaaatgaTCTAAAATAGTGCAcccatatataatatttttataaatattcctCAGCAATGGATAAATTATatctaaatttattaattcatataataaaatgcaaCTTCAAAAgattaatgaatatattttttaatttgtttaaaattttgattcttttataatttactaaatgttccatataaaaaagaattatataaatcgagagatttatatgtatgtgctaatatattttgtttctttcTAGTtgtaaaacaatatatttaaaaaattttgaaaaacaaaataagaaaaaaaaaacaaaaatatatttttaattttttttctctttttaagttaaaattcataattattcTGACTTCTTTTATATCACGATCCATtccatttgtatatattatttacatattaataaagaaCAAATTACTATCAAAACAtacaattttcatttaaatcaatatttctaattatagaaaatagtaagcatattttttctgtataatataaaaaaaatacatattaacGTTTCCCCCTTAACCATTTActaagtaaaatatatcatttatcaacaaaaaaggaatgaCTTCTttcataaatacaaaaattgcaattattttgcttttattttgtttcatatctgacgatatatatattttaaataaaaaactactgaaagtttaaatttttttctttttttagtgAATAACTACCATTTTACTTTAAGATTTGTTacaaattcataaaaatgtaaaattaaaaagacaaaagaaataaaatataatcagtaatttaaaaaagaaggtGCATAAAAAAACAGCAATTAAATACAATgcaaatgaataaatttattttcaccaaaaaattaaacatgaTACAAATAaactacaaatatatatcaaatatgCTACTGCTTtgctatttcttttttactaatTAATGCATGTTAAATGAAACAGtatatctataaaaaaagaggagggaatatatcaaattattaaaataaaacaaataattatttatatatttccagACGTTAAAAAACAACTTTGAacaattaatagaaaaatagatGGATACAAATCATTATGTGTGGTTTTACAATTTAAATCTTTaatcaatttttattatcagtAGCCGAGTTTTCATTCATCGATTTAgttgatttattttgtttgttttcaCTCTTTTCGTGTGAGTTTTTAGATGGTACATCTTCTTTGGATGTTCTTAATACATCAAGGAGGAAATCCTCAATTGTACTTACAATGCATTCAATCATCCCTTCTGATAGTTTTAAGGCTTTAGCTTTTTCTAATTTACTTATAAGATCTTTAATTTCAACTTTATTATGACACATTTGATCTTTCGCTTCCTCACTTTCTAGCTTATCTACCTTAACAGACATTTCCTCATCTGTCCTTTGTTCAATccataaaacttttttaacTTCTTCGCAATATGCATCATCCGTTAAAACACCTTCccttattaaatatgtaacACGCTTTATCATTCTATTAATACAATTTTCCTTGGATATTTCATCCTTAAAATTATATCCATACGTGCTTAAAAATCTTAGAAGACTAcctaaaaagtaataatttttttttatcatttcaaatattttttttttacctctATAAGGAAACTTAAAGTTATACAAAACATCAAGTGTTGCATGAAACTCTACATTTCCAAGATCCTTAACTTCCTTTCTAAGTGCGCCATTCTGTAAATTCTTATATTTGAATTCGTAAGGAGGTTCATATACCACATGTACTGTTGTCCATCCATTACGAGTAGTAGTATACTGTCTGGTCCAGGCTGAAGAAACGAACTTCATAAGTGCAAATGGTATAAAAATTTGGATTTGTAGAAacgtgtatatattcatggcgaataataaattttttggaGAAAAATTAGGGagaacaataaaattaaattattttcaaaaatcaAGCAAATGATCTAAAATAGTGCACccatatgtaatatttttataaatattcctCAGCAATGGATAAATTATatctaatataaatttattaattcatataataaaatgcaaCTTCAAAAgattaatgaatatattttttagtttgtttaaaattttgattctttcataatttacaaaatggTTCATTTATAACATAGTAATATAAATCGCTAGATttgttgtaatatattaatatatcttttttctttttagttGTAAAATGgtatctttaaaaaattttgaaaaaaaaaaaaataaataaaatatatatatatattttatgtttattatccttcctatttttttaaagaaaaacaaaaatacatttttaatttttctttttttttttacttttatctTCTTAATTATGACTGCTTTTACTGCACAATGATGccgcttatatatattgttcgCGTTTTATGTAAAGAAATAGtctagcaaaatataaaattttttattttttttaatagtcaTATCTgagcaaaaaattatatctatatattttctgtaatgtataataaaattacgcTTAAACTATTCACCATCATCTATCACTACGTAAAATATATCGTTTCTAAacatataaggaaaaaatccCTTTATAAGCacaaaaaattcatttttatgacttttattttgtttaaagtCATACTATATATCTacgttaaataataaataacagaaagtattactctttttttattttatttttttattttcattaaatacgGTTTACATCAATTTAATGtgcaaattattaaaaatgtaaaattaaaaattaaaaattaaaaattaaaaatcaCAAAACGAAATTCACCAAATTTTATATGGTTAAAAAACGAGGTATCGTGAAAAAAGTACAGTTTACATACACtctataaatgtataaatctgttatctatataaaattacGCATTATATGAACAGACTACAAAAATACGTCAAACGTTCTACAACTCTGATAGTTTCTTCATATCATTAATGCACGCTTACTAAAACAAAATAtctttaatgaaaaaatcaaaatatatgaGAAAAACATACTTTAAAATcgataattatttatatattttaaaacgtgttaagaaatttaaattaatagaaaaatacgGGTGTACACATCATTATAAGAAAGCGTGATCATcctatatatttaagaatctttcttattactaatttaattttcattaaaaattccACATGCTGTACTGCTCTGGAGCATTCATCTCATTCATGAAGTCAAAGTCTGTATCTATCATGGATGTTCTTAATACATCAAGAAGGAAGTCCTCAACTGTATCTACAGTactttttatcatttcttcTGATAGTTTTATACCTCTACCTTTCTctaaaacatttataaatttttttatttcatctttatttttacacattTCTGATTTCTCATCATAAGTTTTTTCCTTATCTACCTTAAGAGACATTTCTTCATCCACCCTTTGTTCAATCCAGAAATATTTTTGAGCTTGTTTGCAATATTCTTCTGATAAAGTACCATcctttataataaaatcaaGACGCCTTTTTATTCTACTAATACAGTTTTCCTTGGATACTTTATCAATAAATTGATATCTGTACTTAAATTCAAATTCTCGAAGATGCAATAAAACGATATCagtgttatttattttatgcaaTAACATTTTCTTATCTGTGCCAAAATGCAGTAAAACATACAAAATGGAAATTGAAGTATCAAACTCTACATCTCCAAGTTTCTTAACTTCTTCACTAATTGGGCCAATCGCCAAATGGTCATATGTAAATTCATACGGAGATTCAAATTTGTGACATGCTGTTTGCGTTGAAGCATCATAGGAATAACTGTTCTCGCATCTAGCAATGCACTTAAGAAGTGCGTACAGGACAAAAAATTGGATTtgtaaaaaggaatatatattcatggagaataaaaaatttttggaaGAAAAATTCGggaataagtaaataaaaatatatattttatttccttaaaattaagcaaatgctataaaataaaatgcctattatgtaatatatttataaatgttctACAGTAATGCATAAAACGTTTCcaatatacattcatatattttatttatattaataaaatatagtaacttcaacaaattaaaatattttttaatttatttaaaatttagattcctttataattaacaaaaatatttattcatatataacatCAATATATAAAGCGCTAAATAAGtggttatatattaatatatctcaatcatttttaattgtaaaataatatgctcgaaaaatttataaaaaaaaaatatatatatatttatatatatatatatttttgcaatcatttactttttttaaaaaaaaaaaaacaaaaatacaatattagactttttattttgtaaatataaattcataattatgactctttttattttaccataGATGctaatatatgttattctCGTTTTCTAAAGAAAAAcgtgttcataaaaaatagcaaaatacataatttttttcttttaaaaagatGTATTTCTACTAGAAAAGTTATACCcctattttttccatatagtataatgtaattaaaaatgaattatatccCTTTCACTCATTACTACTTAGAATATATCGTTCATTAacaataaggaaaaaaatccTTCATAAGCCAAAAAAATTGAATCTTTTGGCTTTCATTTTGTTTGATGTCGTActaattaatatacattaaaaaataaatagcagaacgtactatttttttttttttttattaattacattttacaTTAACATAGATTacgaatttttaaaaatgta
It encodes the following:
- a CDS encoding gamete antigen 27/25; this encodes MKIYTFLQIQFLILCAFIKCSGPWTKRIVTKKGNSTTVTYIYDPPYKYKYKNLQSDSLREEVKDLGNVEFHATLDTMYNFKYPYKGKKETHNMIDKNFYTTGSLDRFQSKYRYHFKDKLSREKCINRIKKRLNFIVIEGVLTDDAYCEEVKKVLWIEQRTDEEMSVKVDKLESEEEKDRMCLNKIVIKDLISKLEKAKALKLSEGMIECIVSTIQDFLLDLVRIPKEEVPSKNAREQSEGKVHKPNKAPSENSTTHEKN
- a CDS encoding gamete antigen 27/25 is translated as MNIYTFLQIQIFIRFVLIKGGSVPWTKQYITWRNGIATVHVEYHPPYEYKYKNIESCPVSVEVKKLGNVEFHATLDALYNLKYLRISKEELFDMIQKGAYIPGSLSRFQQKYEYSFKDEISKKHCISRIKKRLNFIVIEGILSDDEYCEEVKKVLWIEQRVDEEISVILDKLESKEEKDRMCRNEVEIKDLISKLEKAKALKLSEGMIENTLSTIEDFLLDIVRTYKGELPSKDAYEKKEGKHNKPNEHPKENATTHKKI
- a CDS encoding gamete antigen 27/25 gives rise to the protein MNIYSFLQIQFFVLYALLKCIARCENSYSYDASTQTACHKFESPYEFTYDHLAIGPISEEVKKLGDVEFDTSISILYVLLHFGTDKKMLLHKINNTDIVLLHLREFEFKYRYQFIDKVSKENCISRIKRRLDFIIKDGTLSEEYCKQAQKYFWIEQRVDEEMSLKVDKEKTYDEKSEMCKNKDEIKKFINVLEKGRGIKLSEEMIKSTVDTVEDFLLDVLRTSMIDTDFDFMNEMNAPEQYHFTTKKKKDILIYYNKSSDLYYYVINEPFSWTRQYTTTRNGWTTVHVVYEPPYEFKYKNLQNGALRKEVKDLGNVEFHATLDVLYNFKFPYRGKKKIFEMIKKNYYFLGSLLRFLSTYGYNFKDEISKENCINRMIKRVTYLIREGVLTDDAYCEEVKKVLWIEQRTDEEMSVKVDKLESEEAKDQMCHNKVEIKDLISKLEKAKALKLSEGMIECIVSTIEDFLLDVLRTSKEDVPSKNSHEKSENKQNKSTKSMNENSATDNKN